One genomic segment of Tursiops truncatus isolate mTurTru1 chromosome 11, mTurTru1.mat.Y, whole genome shotgun sequence includes these proteins:
- the RRP7A gene encoding ribosomal RNA-processing protein 7 homolog A: MVARGRKRAARESEKGILSPPGYSAIPIKFSEKQQSSHYIYVREHKVREGTKSSWPQKRTLFVLNVPPYCTEECLSRLLSPCGPVQSVELQEKPDLAESPKEPKSKFFHPKPVPGFQVAYVVFQKPRGVSAALALKGPLLVSTESHPVKSGVHKWIRDYADSVPDPEALRVEVDTFMETYDEKMAEEEAKAKEEEGVPDEEGWVKVTRRGRRPVLPRTEAASLRVLEREKRKRARKELLNFYAWQHRETKMEHLAQLRKKFQEDKQRIELMRAQRKFRPY; encoded by the exons ATGGTGGCGCGCGGGAGGAAGCGTGCGGCGCGGGAGTCTGAGAAGGGGATTCTGAGCCCGCCGGGTTACTCAG CCATTCCCATCAAATTCTCTGAAAAGCAGCAGTCTTCTCATTACATCTATGTGAGAGAGCACAAAGTTCGAGAAGGCACCAAGTCTTCCTGGCCTCAGAAACGGACCCTTTTTGTCCTCAATGTGCCCCCATACTGCACAGAG GAGTGCCTGTCCCGCCTGCTGTCCCCCTGCGGCCCTGTCCAGTCGGTGGAGTTACAGGAGAAGCCGGATCTTGCTGAGAGCCCAAAGGAGCCAAAGTCAAAGTTCTTTCACCCCAAGCCAGTTCCT GGGTTCCAGGTGGCCTACGTGGTGTTCCAGAAGCCACGTGGGGTGTCAGCTGCCTTGGCCCTGAAGGGCCCTCTGCTGGTCTCGACAGAGAGTCACCCTGTGAAGAGCGGCGTTCACA agtGGATCAGAGACTACGCAGACTCGGTGCCGGACCCGGAGGCCCTGAGAGTCGAGGTGGACACGTTCATGGAGACGTACGACGAGAAGATGGCTGAG GAGGAGGCTAAGgccaaggaggaggaaggggtccCTGACGAGGAGGGCTGGGTGAAGGTGACCCGCCGCGGCCGGCGGCCGGTGCTCCCGAGGACAGAGGCGGCCAGCCTGCGGGTGCTGGAGAGGGAGAAGCGGAAGCGTGCACGCAAGGAGCTGCTCAACTTCTATGCCTGGCAGCACCGCGAGACCAAGATGGAGC ATCTCGCGCAGCTGCGCAAGAAGTTCCAGGAGGACAAGCAGAGGATCGAGCTGATGCGGGCCCAGCGCAAGTTCCGACCCTACTGA
- the SERHL2 gene encoding serine hydrolase-like protein 2 isoform X5, which translates to MGEGLISELKLAMPWGHIAAKAWGSHKSPPVLCLHGWLDNANSFDRLIPLLPKDFYYVAMDFGGHGLSSHYSPGFPYDHQNFVSEVRRVAAALKWNRFSLLGHSFGGTVGGMFSCIFPEMVDKLVLLESSPFILETNELENMLSYKRKAIENMLQVEASKKPSQVVSPEEMLQGFLKNNSHVGEECGKLLLQRGTTQVATVFMHACMLHRLLVAARGSFVVAHGLLSCRMWTLSCGLFLNRDRRITRES; encoded by the exons ATGGGTGAAG GTCTAATCTCAGAGCTGAAGCTCGCTATGCCCTGGGGCCACATTGCTGCCAAAGCCTGGGGCTCCCATAAGAGCCCCCCAGTTCTCTGCCTTCACGGGTGGCTGGACAATGCCAACTCCTTTGACAGACTCATCCCTCTTCTCCCGAAAG aCTTTTATTACGTTGCCATGGATTTCGGGGGTCATGGGCTGTCATCCCATTATAGCCCAGGTTTCCCGTATGACCACCAAAACTTTGTGAGTGAGGTCCGAAGGGTCGCAGCAG CCCTGAAATGGAACCGTTTTTCCCTCCTGGGCCACAGTTTTG GTGGCACTGTGGGTGGAATG TTTTCCTGTATCTTCCCTGAGATGGTGGATAAACTTGTCTTGCTGGAATCCTCGCCATTTATCCTGGAAACTAAC GAACTGGAGAACATGCTGAGCTACAAGCGGAAAGCCATAGAGAACATGCTGCAGGTGGAGGCCTCCAAGAAGCCCTCCCAAGTGGTCAGCCCGGAGGAGATGCTGCAGGG GTTCCTGAAGAACAACAGTCATGTGGGAGAAGAGTGTGGGAAACTCCTACTGCAGAGAGGAACCACACAGGTGGCCACAG tatttatgcatgcatgcatgctgcaccggctcttagttgcggcacgtgggagtttcgttgtggcacacgggcttcttagttgccgtatgtggactcttagttgcg GTCTGTTTCTGAACAGAGATCGGAGGATCACTAGG GAGTCGTAG
- the SERHL2 gene encoding serine hydrolase-like protein 2 isoform X4, with translation MGEGLISELKLAMPWGHIAAKAWGSHKSPPVLCLHGWLDNANSFDRLIPLLPKDFYYVAMDFGGHGLSSHYSPGFPYDHQNFVSEVRRVAAALKWNRFSLLGHSFGGTVGGMFSCIFPEMVDKLVLLESSPFILETNELENMLSYKRKAIENMLQVEASKKPSQVVSPEEMLQGFLKNNSHVGEECGKLLLQRGTTQVATGLFLNRDRRITRPEYYFNFISRELFVHSIRKLQARVLFIKATQGFYDLRRENDANTELVLFVTSSLRSTLKERFQYEQVPGNHYVHMNQPQHMAGIISSFLQSKERIPAHL, from the exons ATGGGTGAAG GTCTAATCTCAGAGCTGAAGCTCGCTATGCCCTGGGGCCACATTGCTGCCAAAGCCTGGGGCTCCCATAAGAGCCCCCCAGTTCTCTGCCTTCACGGGTGGCTGGACAATGCCAACTCCTTTGACAGACTCATCCCTCTTCTCCCGAAAG aCTTTTATTACGTTGCCATGGATTTCGGGGGTCATGGGCTGTCATCCCATTATAGCCCAGGTTTCCCGTATGACCACCAAAACTTTGTGAGTGAGGTCCGAAGGGTCGCAGCAG CCCTGAAATGGAACCGTTTTTCCCTCCTGGGCCACAGTTTTG GTGGCACTGTGGGTGGAATG TTTTCCTGTATCTTCCCTGAGATGGTGGATAAACTTGTCTTGCTGGAATCCTCGCCATTTATCCTGGAAACTAAC GAACTGGAGAACATGCTGAGCTACAAGCGGAAAGCCATAGAGAACATGCTGCAGGTGGAGGCCTCCAAGAAGCCCTCCCAAGTGGTCAGCCCGGAGGAGATGCTGCAGGG GTTCCTGAAGAACAACAGTCATGTGGGAGAAGAGTGTGGGAAACTCCTACTGCAGAGAGGAACCACACAGGTGGCCACAG GTCTGTTTCTGAACAGAGATCGGAGGATCACTAGG CCAGAGTATTACTTCAATTTCATCAGCAGGGAGCTGTTTGTGCATTCCATCAGGAAGCTGCAGGCCCGCGTCCTCTTCATCAA AGCAACCCAAGGGTTTTACGATCTGAGGAGAGAGAATGATGCCAACACGGAGCTCGTGCTATTCGTGACCAGCTCACTGAGATCCACCCTGAAAGAG aggtTCCAGTACGAGCAAGTCCCCGGCAACCACTATGTCCACATGAACCAACCCCAGCACATGGCTGGTATCATCAGCTCCTTTTTACAGAGCAAGGAGAGGATCCCAGCCCACCTGTAG
- the SERHL2 gene encoding serine hydrolase-like protein 2 isoform X1 — translation MGEGLISELKLAMPWGHIAAKAWGSHKSPPVLCLHGWLDNANSFDRLIPLLPKDFYYVAMDFGGHGLSSHYSPGFPYDHQNFVSEVRRVAAALKWNRFSLLGHSFGGTVGGMFSCIFPEMVDKLVLLESSPFILETNELENMLSYKRKAIENMLQVEASKKPSQVVSPEEMLQGFLKNNSHVGEECGKLLLQRGTTQVATVFMHACMLHRLLVAARGSFVVAHGLLSCRMWTLSCGLFLNRDRRITRPEYYFNFISRELFVHSIRKLQARVLFIKATQGFYDLRRENDANTELVLFVTSSLRSTLKERFQYEQVPGNHYVHMNQPQHMAGIISSFLQSKERIPAHL, via the exons ATGGGTGAAG GTCTAATCTCAGAGCTGAAGCTCGCTATGCCCTGGGGCCACATTGCTGCCAAAGCCTGGGGCTCCCATAAGAGCCCCCCAGTTCTCTGCCTTCACGGGTGGCTGGACAATGCCAACTCCTTTGACAGACTCATCCCTCTTCTCCCGAAAG aCTTTTATTACGTTGCCATGGATTTCGGGGGTCATGGGCTGTCATCCCATTATAGCCCAGGTTTCCCGTATGACCACCAAAACTTTGTGAGTGAGGTCCGAAGGGTCGCAGCAG CCCTGAAATGGAACCGTTTTTCCCTCCTGGGCCACAGTTTTG GTGGCACTGTGGGTGGAATG TTTTCCTGTATCTTCCCTGAGATGGTGGATAAACTTGTCTTGCTGGAATCCTCGCCATTTATCCTGGAAACTAAC GAACTGGAGAACATGCTGAGCTACAAGCGGAAAGCCATAGAGAACATGCTGCAGGTGGAGGCCTCCAAGAAGCCCTCCCAAGTGGTCAGCCCGGAGGAGATGCTGCAGGG GTTCCTGAAGAACAACAGTCATGTGGGAGAAGAGTGTGGGAAACTCCTACTGCAGAGAGGAACCACACAGGTGGCCACAG tatttatgcatgcatgcatgctgcaccggctcttagttgcggcacgtgggagtttcgttgtggcacacgggcttcttagttgccgtatgtggactcttagttgcg GTCTGTTTCTGAACAGAGATCGGAGGATCACTAGG CCAGAGTATTACTTCAATTTCATCAGCAGGGAGCTGTTTGTGCATTCCATCAGGAAGCTGCAGGCCCGCGTCCTCTTCATCAA AGCAACCCAAGGGTTTTACGATCTGAGGAGAGAGAATGATGCCAACACGGAGCTCGTGCTATTCGTGACCAGCTCACTGAGATCCACCCTGAAAGAG aggtTCCAGTACGAGCAAGTCCCCGGCAACCACTATGTCCACATGAACCAACCCCAGCACATGGCTGGTATCATCAGCTCCTTTTTACAGAGCAAGGAGAGGATCCCAGCCCACCTGTAG
- the SERHL2 gene encoding serine hydrolase-like protein 2 isoform X3: MPWGHIAAKAWGSHKSPPVLCLHGWLDNANSFDRLIPLLPKDFYYVAMDFGGHGLSSHYSPGFPYDHQNFVSEVRRVAAALKWNRFSLLGHSFGGTVGGMFSCIFPEMVDKLVLLESSPFILETNELENMLSYKRKAIENMLQVEASKKPSQVVSPEEMLQGFLKNNSHVGEECGKLLLQRGTTQVATVFMHACMLHRLLVAARGSFVVAHGLLSCRMWTLSCGLFLNRDRRITRPEYYFNFISRELFVHSIRKLQARVLFIKATQGFYDLRRENDANTELVLFVTSSLRSTLKERFQYEQVPGNHYVHMNQPQHMAGIISSFLQSKERIPAHL, from the exons ATGCCCTGGGGCCACATTGCTGCCAAAGCCTGGGGCTCCCATAAGAGCCCCCCAGTTCTCTGCCTTCACGGGTGGCTGGACAATGCCAACTCCTTTGACAGACTCATCCCTCTTCTCCCGAAAG aCTTTTATTACGTTGCCATGGATTTCGGGGGTCATGGGCTGTCATCCCATTATAGCCCAGGTTTCCCGTATGACCACCAAAACTTTGTGAGTGAGGTCCGAAGGGTCGCAGCAG CCCTGAAATGGAACCGTTTTTCCCTCCTGGGCCACAGTTTTG GTGGCACTGTGGGTGGAATG TTTTCCTGTATCTTCCCTGAGATGGTGGATAAACTTGTCTTGCTGGAATCCTCGCCATTTATCCTGGAAACTAAC GAACTGGAGAACATGCTGAGCTACAAGCGGAAAGCCATAGAGAACATGCTGCAGGTGGAGGCCTCCAAGAAGCCCTCCCAAGTGGTCAGCCCGGAGGAGATGCTGCAGGG GTTCCTGAAGAACAACAGTCATGTGGGAGAAGAGTGTGGGAAACTCCTACTGCAGAGAGGAACCACACAGGTGGCCACAG tatttatgcatgcatgcatgctgcaccggctcttagttgcggcacgtgggagtttcgttgtggcacacgggcttcttagttgccgtatgtggactcttagttgcg GTCTGTTTCTGAACAGAGATCGGAGGATCACTAGG CCAGAGTATTACTTCAATTTCATCAGCAGGGAGCTGTTTGTGCATTCCATCAGGAAGCTGCAGGCCCGCGTCCTCTTCATCAA AGCAACCCAAGGGTTTTACGATCTGAGGAGAGAGAATGATGCCAACACGGAGCTCGTGCTATTCGTGACCAGCTCACTGAGATCCACCCTGAAAGAG aggtTCCAGTACGAGCAAGTCCCCGGCAACCACTATGTCCACATGAACCAACCCCAGCACATGGCTGGTATCATCAGCTCCTTTTTACAGAGCAAGGAGAGGATCCCAGCCCACCTGTAG
- the SERHL2 gene encoding serine hydrolase-like protein 2 isoform X2, which yields MGLISELKLAMPWGHIAAKAWGSHKSPPVLCLHGWLDNANSFDRLIPLLPKDFYYVAMDFGGHGLSSHYSPGFPYDHQNFVSEVRRVAAALKWNRFSLLGHSFGGTVGGMFSCIFPEMVDKLVLLESSPFILETNELENMLSYKRKAIENMLQVEASKKPSQVVSPEEMLQGFLKNNSHVGEECGKLLLQRGTTQVATVFMHACMLHRLLVAARGSFVVAHGLLSCRMWTLSCGLFLNRDRRITRPEYYFNFISRELFVHSIRKLQARVLFIKATQGFYDLRRENDANTELVLFVTSSLRSTLKERFQYEQVPGNHYVHMNQPQHMAGIISSFLQSKERIPAHL from the exons ATGG GTCTAATCTCAGAGCTGAAGCTCGCTATGCCCTGGGGCCACATTGCTGCCAAAGCCTGGGGCTCCCATAAGAGCCCCCCAGTTCTCTGCCTTCACGGGTGGCTGGACAATGCCAACTCCTTTGACAGACTCATCCCTCTTCTCCCGAAAG aCTTTTATTACGTTGCCATGGATTTCGGGGGTCATGGGCTGTCATCCCATTATAGCCCAGGTTTCCCGTATGACCACCAAAACTTTGTGAGTGAGGTCCGAAGGGTCGCAGCAG CCCTGAAATGGAACCGTTTTTCCCTCCTGGGCCACAGTTTTG GTGGCACTGTGGGTGGAATG TTTTCCTGTATCTTCCCTGAGATGGTGGATAAACTTGTCTTGCTGGAATCCTCGCCATTTATCCTGGAAACTAAC GAACTGGAGAACATGCTGAGCTACAAGCGGAAAGCCATAGAGAACATGCTGCAGGTGGAGGCCTCCAAGAAGCCCTCCCAAGTGGTCAGCCCGGAGGAGATGCTGCAGGG GTTCCTGAAGAACAACAGTCATGTGGGAGAAGAGTGTGGGAAACTCCTACTGCAGAGAGGAACCACACAGGTGGCCACAG tatttatgcatgcatgcatgctgcaccggctcttagttgcggcacgtgggagtttcgttgtggcacacgggcttcttagttgccgtatgtggactcttagttgcg GTCTGTTTCTGAACAGAGATCGGAGGATCACTAGG CCAGAGTATTACTTCAATTTCATCAGCAGGGAGCTGTTTGTGCATTCCATCAGGAAGCTGCAGGCCCGCGTCCTCTTCATCAA AGCAACCCAAGGGTTTTACGATCTGAGGAGAGAGAATGATGCCAACACGGAGCTCGTGCTATTCGTGACCAGCTCACTGAGATCCACCCTGAAAGAG aggtTCCAGTACGAGCAAGTCCCCGGCAACCACTATGTCCACATGAACCAACCCCAGCACATGGCTGGTATCATCAGCTCCTTTTTACAGAGCAAGGAGAGGATCCCAGCCCACCTGTAG